TCCTGGAGAGACTCATGTATGAGTTTGTGatagatacagtacagtgggtggaggggaggggaggaggacagtacagtgggtggaggggaggggaggaggacagtacagtgggtggaggggagggaggagggacagtacagtggatggaggggaggaggacagtaCAGTGgatggaggggaagggaggggaggaggacagtaCAGTGGatggtaggggaggggaggggaggaggacagtacagtggatggaggggaggaggacagtacagtgggtggaggggaggggaggggaggaggacagtacagtggatggaggggaggaggacagtaCAGTggttggaggggaggggaggaggacagtacagtggatggaggggaggaggacagtacagtgggtggagggaggggagagtacgtacagtggatggagggagggagaggggaggaggacagtacagtgggtggaggggagagagagagagagcgagagagagccgagagtgagagagagagagagagagagagagagagagagaNAAACCTGGTTCAACCCCTaaacctggttcaaccctaacctggTTCAACACCCCAAGTTCCaaacctggttcaaccctaaacgCTGGttcaaaccctaaccctggttcAACCCACTCTaaacctggttcaaccctaaagCCTGGTTCAACCCTAAGCCGGTTCAACCCTAAGCTGGTTCAACCCTATAACCTGGTTCCAACCCCGAAGCTTGGTTCAACTCGCAAGTTCATAAGCTGGTTCAACCCTAAGCCTGGTTCAGACCCACCTTGATCTTAGAGCCCACTGAAGTGGTGTCTTCCTTCTTAAGCTGTTCGTGTCATCTGATGGTCAAGAGGGAAACATTCCCCACATCCCTGCCTCCTTTCCCTAAACCCCTGACTAACCCTGACTCCAACTGACGATGTGGGCTCCCTTGTTGTGGGGTATTCAGAGTACGGcttgtgtggtgtgtttgtaatACGGTCGACCATATGTGTCACGATGCATAGTTCATCGCTCATAAACCAGAAACAGTAGGAGCAGAGAACAGCTACGTAACAAACTGTCCCGCCCACAACCCGCCGTTGCTACCGTTAACTGGCGTGAACAGCAACAACCACAAGGCCAGATGAAAGCAGAGCTTCTGACTGTGTGGCTCACTTATCCTGTTCTGCTCTCACAGTCCCTCTGCTACTCTGCTGTACCAAAACTGGCGACTGACAGAGGCACAAATAGGCCTTAACGAGCTGTGTGTGTAAAACCTTAAACCACGTCGAGCAGAGCAGTTCACTCGCTATCTATCAGTACAGCCGTCTGCCATCAGGTGGTGTAAGGATAATGTCGAGACTGGCAGAGAGAGGGCACTGCCCAGAGCAGGGCAGAGAGAGGGCACTGCCCAGAGTAGAGGCAGAGAAAGGGCACTGCCCagagtagaggcagagagagggcacTGCCCagagtagaggcagagagagggcacTGCCCagagcagaggcagagagagggcacTGCCCagagtagaggcagagagagggcacTGCCCAgatcacagacagagagagggcactGCCCagagtagaggcagagagagggcacTGCCCagagtagaggcagagagagggcacTGCCCagagtagaggcagagagagggcacTGCCCagagcagaggcagagagagggcacTGCCCAGAGCAGAGGCAAAGAGAGGGCACTGCCCAGAGTAGAGGCAGAGAGGGGGCACTGCCCAgatcacagacagagagagggcactgcccagagtagagacagagagagggcactGCCCAgatcacagacagagagagggcactGCCCAGAGTAGAGGCAGAGAGGGGCACTGCCCAgatcacagacagagagaggcactgcccagagtagagacagagagagggcactGCCCAgatcacagacagagagagggcactgcccagagtagagacagagagaaggcactgtacacaacacacctctgtctgtctgtctgtctgtctgttaggcaCTGCAGGCAGGATAGGTCTGTTTACATGTAATGAAGCAGTGCGCACtgcactacaccattacactgcactacaccattacactacaccatAACACtgcactacaccattacactacaccattacactacactacaccattacactacaccaatacactacactacaccattacactacaccattacactacactacacaattacactacaccattacactacactacaccattacactacaccattacactgcactacaccattacactacaccattacactacactacactacaccattacactacactatttcactacaccattacactacaccattacactacactacaccattatactacactatttcactacaccattacactgcaccattacactacactacaccattacactacactattagactacactacactacaccattacactacaccattacactacaccattacactacactatttcactacaccattacactacaccattacactacactacaccattacactacaccattacactacactatttcactacaccattacactacaccattacactacaccattacactacactattacactacaccattacactacaccattacactacactatttcactacaccattacactacaccattacactacactacactacaccattacactacactacactattacactacactacaccattacactacactacactattacactacactacactattacactacactacaccattacactacactacaccattacactacactattacactacactacaccattacactacactacaccattacactacactacaccattacactacactacaccattacactacactacactattacactacaccattacactacaccattacactgcaccattacactacactacaccattacactgcaccattacactacactacaccattacactacactacactattacactacaccattacactgcaccattacactacactacaccattacactgcaccattacactacaccattacactacactacaccattacactacactacaccattacactacactacactattacactacaccattacactacaccattacactgcaccattacactacactacaccattacactgcaccattacactacactacaccattacactacactacactattacactacaccattacactgcaccattacactacactacaccattacactgcaccattacactacactacaccattacactacactacactattacactacaccattacactgcaccattacactacaccattacactacaccattacactacaccattacactacaccattacactgcaccattacactacactacaccattacactacaccattacactgcactacaccattacactgcaccattacactacactacaccattacactacaccattacactgcactacaccattacactacaccattacattacactacaccattacactgcactacaccattacactacactacaccattacactacaccaatacactgcactacaccattacactacaccattacactgcactacaccattacactacaccattacactgcactacaccattacactacaccattacactacatACACATGTACACGACAAACCATTACACTGCACTACAAACCATTCactacacaccattacactacaaAAGCCGTACACTACACCATTACAACTGCACTACAAAACAAAAGACCATTAACACATACACCATTAACACTACAAGACTAAAACACCATGTAGCACTACAACACCATTACAACTACCACCATTACAACTACACCATTACAGCtgcactacaccattacactacaccatgtacactaccaccattacactacacaaaacaaccatttacactacaccattacactaacaccattacactacaccatTAGTAATATATGTGCATATGCAAAGAAAGAAAATAGTCCTATttatactactatactgtatgtagataaagATAGATTTAGAAAAGGTTCAAATGCAGGCAAATAAGTCAAGAAACAAACACTCCATGGAGAAAGCTAAATCAGTCGTGTCTGTTTGTTTTGGTCCGGCCACAAGATTTTCATCAACATCACAGGCGATATCCTCCCTTGGCCAGAAAACGGGGGGAAATATCTTCTGACATGACGCATCCACCCACTGACAGGACTCTGCTGGAATGTCACCACAGGCCTCCTCCATGGCTTGGAGAAGGTCATGACAGTTTGTGGGGTTTGCGATTAGacaccttccaccgccatgctgaCAAACTCCTCAATCGGGTTGATAATGGTGATTATGGTGTGAGAATTGTAACCTGGGGATGGTCACGGAACCAATTGCGGACTTGAGGCAGCCCGATGGAAACTCACGTTGTCCACAAAATTAGAACATACATTTGCTGCTCGGGATCACCTGGCCCCTCTCTGCTCGGGATGGGTTCCTGAGGGGATGGGTTCCTGAGGGGATGGGTTCCTGAAGGGGATGGGTTCCTGAGGGGGTGGGTTCCTGAGGGGTGGGTTCCTGAGGGGATggttcctttcctctcctcctgggGGGATGGGTTCCCTGAGGGGGTGGGTTCCTGAGGGGATGGGTTCCTGGGGGATGGGTTTCCTGAGGGGATGGGTTCCTGAGGGGATGGGTTCCAGAGAGGGTGGGTTCCTGAGGGGATGGGTTCCTGAGGGGATGGGTTCCTGAGGGGTGGGGTTCCCTGAGGGGATgggttccttcctctcctcctgggGGGATGGGTTTCTGAGGGGATGGGTTCCTGGGGGGGTGGGTTCCTGGGGGATGGGTTCCTGGGGGGATGGGTTCCTGGGGGGATGggttcctgggggggggggttcctgggGGGATGGGTTCCTTCCTCTCCTCATGGGGGGATGGGTTCCTGGGGGTATgggttccttcctctcctcctgggGGGATGGGTTCCTGGTGAGTTCCTGGGGGGGATGGGTTCCTGGGGGTATgggttccttcctctcctcctgggGGGATGGGTTCCTGGTGAGTTCCTGGGGGGGATGGGGTTCCTGGGGTATGttgttccttcctctcctcctgggGGGATGGGACTTGTATCCAAATCCATGATTCTCTG
Above is a window of Oncorhynchus kisutch isolate 150728-3 linkage group LG18, Okis_V2, whole genome shotgun sequence DNA encoding:
- the LOC109883325 gene encoding basic salivary proline-rich protein 2-like, which produces MNGNRPGELRQGELRQGGLRQGEQQTGELRPGELQTRGTTDQENSDRGDSDRGSNRQGGLRQGEQQTRGTQELTRNPSPQEERKEPIPPGTHPPQELTRNPSPQEERKEPIPPGTHPPMRRGRNPSPQEPPPPGTHPPRNPSPQEPIPQEPTPPGTHPLRNPSPQEERKEPIPSGNPTPQEPIPSGTHPLRNPPSLEPIPSGTHPLRKPIPQEPIPSGTHPLREPIPPGGEERNHPLRNPPLRNPPPQEPIPFRNPSPQEPIPSGTHPEQRGAR